A stretch of DNA from Salvelinus sp. IW2-2015 linkage group LG20, ASM291031v2, whole genome shotgun sequence:
ctgtttactgtactgtatgtgaatagCAGGATGGGGATGATGAGAGAGGACTAGAGCTGTTGCACCAGACCATGACCCCTGTCTTGACCCCTTATCTATTATACTGCAACAGAAGGTGTTTACGGGCTTGTTGATTCAGGGACTTTTCCTTTCTCTGTGTTACAATGAAACCTCTAAATTCTTCaactccaggctgtatcaaatccggacgtgattgggagtcctataMggcggcgcacaattggcccaggtttggccACTAACACACCAGACTATAAACTGAACCACCCCCAATATACAGTACTGCTGATGAATTCATGTGAGACCACTGTGCTCCTGAACCCTGCATACGTGAGACCAATGTGCTCCTGAACCCTGCATACGTGAGACCAATGTGCTCCTGAACCCTGCATACGTGAGACCAATGGTGCTCCTGAACCCTGCATACGTGAGACCGCATGTGCTGCCTGAACTCCTGCAAATATGAGACGCACTGTGGCTCTGAACCCTGCATATGTGGAGACCAATGTGATCCTGAACCCTGCATACGTGAGACCAATGTGCTCCTGAACCCTGCATATGTGAGACCAATGTGCTCCTGAACCCTGCAATATGTGAGACCAATGTGCTCCTGAACCTGCATACGTGAGACCAATGTGCTCCTGAACTCTGCATATGTGAGACCAATGTGTTCCTGAACCCTGCATACGTGAGACCAATGTGCTCCTGAACTCTGCATATGTGAGACCAATGTGCTCCTGAACCTGCATACGTGAGACAATGTGCTCCTGAACCCTGCATACGTGAGACCATGTCTCCTGAACCCTGCATATGAGACCACTGTGCTCCTGAACCCTGCATATGTGAGACCAATGTGATCCTGAACCCTGCATCGTGAGACAAATGTGCTCCTGAACCCTGCATATGTGAGACCAATGTGCTCCTGAACCCTGCATACGTGAGACCAATGTGCTCCTGAACTCTGCATATGTGAGACCAATGTGGCTCCTGAACTCTGCATACGTGAGACCAATGTGCTCCTGAACCCTGCATCACGTGAGACCAATGTGCTCCTGAACCCTGCATACGTGAGACCAATGTGCTCCTGAACCCTGCATATGTGAGAGTGCTTCTCGGTCCACACCAGTTCTGGTTTCAAATAGTAATTGATTTGTTACAAATAATTTAGCTACTATTGACGGAGTTTGTCTGGTGCAATGGAATAGTCTAGTCCCAAAAGTACAAACACCATACATCTGGAACTCCAGGCAGACTCAATAAAGCAACAAATTCAATGAAAAACAAGaacttcaaatactatttgaacccaagtctgacCCACCCAGCTCTGAGAGGATAGGAGCCATAGTATGGTAAAAAGGTGTCAGCGACCTACCCTGCAGACGTGGAGTTGCCCTCATTTTGACCCCGGGTAAAGTGTTCTTAGAACACGCCCCCCCCTTCCACCACCGATGATCGTTGCCCTTGGCAATCCTTATCATATAGATTAGCACCTCTAATATAAGTGGCCGGTCGAGGCTCCTCTAGTCTCATTTACACGGAATTCAGGAGTCTAGTCTCTGCTCTCTTCAACATGAGGACAGCACAGTACATTGCCCTCTTCATGTTCCTGACTCTGCTCTGCCCAATCCAGGTAGGATGCTAGGTCTTTGATCTTGTCCACCAGCCGGGTTCACTCTATGCAATATACAATGGAGcctggggagagggggggaagaggttAGCCTATATCTGATCTGATGCTATATCAGCTTGGCATTAACATCAAGTTTATTTAGTCCTCATCCACTCTCCCTGAAATGTTGGGGGGGGGATTTTGCCTTTTTGGATCAAGATCTAAAATTGTATTGGGAAATTTGCTAGCATTGCTGCAGGTTGTAGCTTCAGGATCTGTCTGTGTTGTAACAGACCATCTACAGAAGAACTTCCGTCATGCTGTTTCAGTCAACGAGCCGTGTTTCAATGAGACTTAAAAGAAAATCCTGCACACTGCATTTGTTTATAAAGGAGAATGACATTACGCCTTCCTCCACCTTCCTTAGGTGCAGACCGCTCCCGTGCCTGAGGATTGGACAGGCCTGATCACCCGAGCCAAGCGCTCTCTCCTTTGGCGATGGAATACTCTGAAGCCTGTTGGCGCAAGCTGCAGAGAGCACGACGAGTGTGGGACCAAATACTGCAGGTACTGGATTTGAAAAGAGAGAGCTATAAATCCAAACCATAACACTAGCTTATACTAATTTCCAGTGCTATGCTCCTATTCAAAACAATTTCTTTCCATTTGTAACACATTTTTAAATCTTTGGATATTTTTGTCCCATTTCTCACAGGAAAAAGATCTGTTCTTTCCAGGTTTTTACATCTTGAACTGAAATGTGAGCTCTRCTATAACTCTGGACACAGCCAGAACAACAATCAATGGAAAAGCAACAATCAATGGAGCCTGTCAATGGAATGCCTAACTGTTCCAAGTGATGTCACAGGACTTCATTTGGCTCACCAAATATTTGGTAAAAACAGCTAACCAACTAATTTGAACAGCTCAAAACTTCAGAACTGATAAAAAAAATGTGCCAGGTACAGTCTAACAGTAAGTAAGCTGTAAATGTTGTAAAGTTATGTGAACCCGGTATCAGTATGTACAATCAGATAATAGCTTTCCCATTGGAGATACTTCATTTATCCAATCAACAAAATGTTTCAAAAACAAAATACAGACAATGCACTCAACCAACATGAAGCAGTTTATTGACAAGAAAAACAAATGTCTGTGGAAGATACGTTTAAAACTGTGACGATGCCATTGAGCCgttatttatttgtaaattatttatttgtatatattgtcaagattgtacacacacacacaatgtaaataaTGTTMAAAtatattattgaatttttttgtgACATGGTAGTAAAAGTATTTTATTGTttcttacaacaacaacaacaacaaaaaagccatgcaggttctctctctcagagtaaaataataatacacataTYCAATAACAATTATAATTCATACTAGTTCAGATGCTAGACAGAAAAATTATTAAGAAAAAAGTAGTCTGCAACTATGCATATCAGTGATCGGAGCATATCAGAGTTGTGAACATTACTtggatgctctacagatggtcgtACTATCAACAAACTACCTGTTGATATACCATCTGTTGAtcagcaactgcttgctaaggttaacGTTAGTGTTAAGGTATAGAATAagagtttagggtaagggttacgtTTAGGGTACGGGTTACGTTTAGGGTACGGGTTACGTTTAGGGTACGGGTTAcgtttagggttagtagatagctagttgaaatgttactgatactCTTATCACTCTAAAATAGACAAGAATACACACGCCTGTCTGTTGTTGTGAAACTGGTTCAtcacaaaaataaagaaattggAAACAACGTTTTTAAATGCAGATTCTGGAAGCAGGAATATCACGCAGCATATGATTTGCCACTTCTCTCAGTGATCACAAGCCCAGCAGCAGAAAATTGTTGTCATGCAAATATCCAGTATTTTCTCATGCGTCTATACTCTTACTTAGTACTGTTTTGACAAGGTATCAATTAGCAATGATATATTTAACAGTGGATTCCAATGCCTGCTGACTGAATACACTGATCTGTTTGATAAAATGTTGATAACTTCCCCTATACGTATGTAGGTACGTAGTTATAATCAGAAGTGGTGAAAAACTTTTTCAATTAAAGTAGTATGACCTCATCCGGTGTTTggttcaattccatttcaattcagtcaatccaGGATGTAATTTTTTCCCcagttttttttcaatttaaatggaaCTGATCCCTACTCTGTagcccctattatttcacacaaacCAGACAGATCATTCCTCATAGGCTGACCAGACAGATCATTCCTCATAGGCCGACCAGACAGATCATTCCTCATAGGCCGACCAGACAGATCATTCCTCATAGGCCGACCAGACAGATCATTCCTCAAAAGGCTGACAAGCAgtataaaaacatatataaaagTGACAATGTCACTGGGGTGTGTAATATAAGAATAACTTCCCTGCGCTAACGTCAGCAGTCCAAATGGGGGATGTTTTGATACACTGTAAAACTTAAAATGTCTCAAATAGCCtcctgtcccttttaatagccaGGCGACGGGACatatttcagcaaataaacggGCATTTCAAATAAACGCCTGGGCTCTAAATTAATTATTTACGASGTTTGACTTGTTACATTAAACAATTTAGTAATGACTCAAATTATAGCAATCATCCATTTTTTATCGCCATTAAGAAACCTCTatccattggctgctaacagctgagaactgctaacTAATtggcaagcacaaaaacagtcgACAACTTCAGGAGTACAGATCCCCGTCAGATCGCCCTCTAGTTAGTGGTGAAAATAAGAACTTACGAAAATGCAGTCAAAGAAGAGAATCATTATTCTGTCaaggaaacatttttttttcttctaaatagAGGCATACTAACAGAAAATAAACTTGACCGTATGTAAATGATTAGAATGctggaagtgaatgctggaattaaacaattaactatgGAAATTAacaaaagctgtgtgcattaaggaaatagaagcctgtctctaatatACATCAGSTGTGTTAAGTKatttcagcaaataaacacccaggctattaattgaagttttacaaCATTCCcgaataataatgatgatagcGATAGATGAYAATAATATTACAATTCTTTTCAACAGCCTCTCAATGTCTGACATGATCTTGGCAATCTGCCCGAGCTTCTATCCTCTCTCAATCCCTACTATCAGTGTTTAATCTCTCTSTGTGACCCTaaaacacaacatttaaaaacaacaaaaaatatgaaataaaaaagTACAGTCAGCCTCCTTGTaactcatgtttaaaaaaaaaacaaaaaacaattatggataaaaacaaaaataataacggattaaaatgtcagactttagAAAGTATTTTAACTattcattttcaaagattttaaaaCATTCTCGATCCGGTCCCTGATCTAGCCTTACAGTAGAGTCAATAGTGAGGTTATGGTTACAGGGTAGAAGCTGATTAAATCTGGTAAAGTGGAGATAGTACACAGTCAGAACCCTTGATATTGTTAACAAAACATGGATGGCAATCCTAATCCTGTCCTCCCAGGATACCACTTCCTGTGGAGAGAATTCTACTTCCTGTGGGACTAGGACTTCAGAAGGGGCTGGCGTTCGGCAGAAGAGCTCTGAGGAGAACATTTTAAGAAAAAATATCAATATTTAGTCCGATCTGATTTCAGATCTGTTGTTTTCAGATAACGAgcctttacatgttgtgtatccCAGAACTCAAGCATAAAGCATAAAAGGACTTGGCTTGAGAAAAAAGGATTTGAGTATGAAGGGCTGAGTTTTACGCAAGGGTCTAGGGACTCAACTCTGACTTAGAAGTTTGACTGACGAGACCTACATGTGTTCTTGATGGTTGATTTCGCCCCTCTACATCGTTACATAAGAAAACAGACCAACAGCCAACTATACCTAGTCAGGACTCTCTTTAAGCACATATTGTTTTGATAACATCCTGAGTGGGGAACATGTATCCATCATAGAAAGCTGTGCGTGACTTCTCAGGATGCTGCCaaggttactttttttttttttttttttaaataccaaaacattattgaatactcgattctgattggctgaatggAGTTTTTGTGAGAACAGCCCCTGATAATGTGTCGGGAACCTTCTCTTCCTCCAGTTTCCTGGTATTATTACACTAACATGTAGCTACAGGGTGGAGTTGTTTATGACTTACATAACAACTTCCAAATGGAACAGATGACATCTTCATGAAGTCATAGGCTACGtcaggtttcccaaactcggtcctggggccccccctgggtgcacgttttggtttttgccatagcactacacagctgattMAAATAATGAACCTTGATAAGGAGTTGGTTActggaatcagctgtgtagtgctagggcaaaaccaaaacatgcacccgggGGGgtgcccaggaccgagtttggaagaCCCTGCSCTATATAGGGGTGGcatgtagtctagtggttagagcgttggactactacctgaaagtttgctagatcaaatccccgaggtgacaaggtaaaaatctgtcattctgcccctgaacagggcagttaacccactgttcccaggtaggccgtcattataaataagaatttgttcttaactgacttgcctggttaaacaaaggttaaataaaaatatatagtgcactactttggacctgaGCCCTACGACACATGAATGACCAATGACCTACGGctatgacctctcacctctgggATCCGTTGACGACACTGGACCACCATGAAGACAACGCCCAGGAGGATGCCTAAGCCAATCAACATAAAGGGTATGTTGACCACTACGTTGCCCTCCGCCACGATCACCTGCAGCTGTTTGGCCGATATCTCATCGATCACAACACTCTGTGGGGAGAAGAGAAGACATAAGGGGGTCATACATGCTTATGTCAAGTCATACCATGCATTATAACTGgatcataatgcattatatctGCAGGCTAAAATGTAACATGTAAGAGGTAACAGGTAAAGAGTTAAATAGCTGAGGAACGCTCAACTCTGTTCTCTTATATTGAGGCAGAGTTGAGTTATAACTGGTCAGGTGATTTGCTAACAACAACATGATCAAGTGCAAGATAACCAAGATAACAGATTTTTCAAGGCTTCTGGAACGAAATGCTGTCGGCATGCTCAACCGGTGACgttcattcagccgacagaaactttcaaccagttctccccattaagcaacgagtcggagtcagaggccgagccttctcaggtctttcctccacccgttacggggtctgagccttctctggtctctcctccacccgttacggggtctgagccgccgaagcctcccactattagctctgacaaattgaaaaccctagtcattggcaacTCCATTACYCGCAGTGTTAGCTGGAAGATTATTTTTAAGTCTTATCATatactgtttaccagggggcagggctactgacgttaaggctaatctgaagagggTGCTGGCTAAAgataaaactggcgagtgtacagagtatagggatattgttatccatatcggcaccaacgatgttcggatgaaacagtcagaggtcaccaagcgcaacatagttTCAGTGTGTAAATTAGCTAGAAAGATGTATCGACATCGAGTAaatgtctctggccccctcccagttaaggagagtgatgagctctacagcagtctcacaactcaatcactGGTTGAAAACTTTTCTGCCCCTCCCTCAATATAGCACTTgcagataattggccctctttctgggactcactcacaaacaggaccaagcctggcctgctgaggagtgacagactccgTCCTAGCTGGAgtggtgctctcatcttatcaacatagacagggctcaaATTCCTCTAGCGCCACAATGAGACAGCCAGtgaagtctgccactagcacagtcagtgtagtcagctcagctatccccattgagactgtctgtgcctcaatctaggttgggcaaaactaaacatggcactGTTCGCCTtcgcaatctcactggaataaagacctcctccattcctgtcattattgaaagagattgtgatatctcacatctcaaaaaaaGGGCcccttaatgttagatccctcacttcaaaggcagttatagtcaatgaactaatcactgatcataatcttgatgtgattggcctgacaaaCAYggctcaagcctgatgaatttactgtgttaaatgaggcctctcctcctgtttACACTAGTTACTATATCCCCCGTGCATTCCTCAAAAGCGgcggtgttgctaacatttacgatagcaaatttatattttcacccccccaaaatgactgcgttttcatattttgagcttctagtcatgaaatccttgcagcctactcaatcactttttatagctactgttcacaggcctcctgggccgtatacagcgttcctcacagagttccctgaattcctatcggaccttgtagtcatggcagatcattcaaatttttggtgatttcaatattcacatggaaaagtccacagacccatcatcgactcagtgggttttttccaacatgtctccggaccaagtcattgccacagtcataccctggatctagttttaACCCRTKGAATAAATRTTGTGGATCTATGTGTTTCTcatcataatcctggactatcggaccaccatcttattacttttgcaatcacaacaaataatctgatCCGACCTAGgatctaaatttaaccttgcgtaataccctagatgcagtcgcacccctaaaaataaaataaaaatttcacAAGAAATTAGCTACCTGGTATATAGAAAATGCACGAGCcatgaagcaagcttccagaaaattagaaagacagtaccgtgtaatatcgaagagccctcactgatgctcgatcatcctatttttccaacctaattgaggagaataagaacaatccaaaatgtatttttgatactgttctTAAGCTAACTAAAAAGttgcattccccaagagaggatgactCACTTCAGCagtgaattcatgaacttctttgacgaaaataTAATTATAAAGCAAATTAccgactcctctttgaatctgca
This window harbors:
- the LOC111981306 gene encoding liver-expressed antimicrobial peptide 2, with amino-acid sequence MRTAQYIALFMFLTLLCPIQVQTAPVPEDWTGLITRAKRSLLWRWNTLKPVGASCREHDECGTKYCRKKICSFQVFTS